From the genome of Capsicum annuum cultivar UCD-10X-F1 chromosome 4, UCD10Xv1.1, whole genome shotgun sequence:
ttattaatcaagaagagaatgAAGGGAGGAAAATTAAACACTTTGTACAAAAAGATTCAGAAAAAATGCATATGCTTGTAAAAGGGTTAGCAAAAAAGGAAGTTTGCAAATCAAGGGAAACAATTAGAGACGCCATACCACATCAAATCCCGAGTAAAGAGTGCTCGTGGAATCATGAGTCCATTCCCGATCATCGCAAGCAACATTGAAAGAGCTGATAAACCTTTAATATTATCTGGATTTAGAAGGTTTGTCCACTAGAACAAAAGTATCAGTCAAGATGAGGAACTTCAAACTTGTGAAAAACTATGACTTGACAATTTTAACCTCCccgtacaaaaaaaaaaaaaaaaagttgtagaAACTACCATTTGTGAAACTGGCATCCACATGAAAAGAAGAGTGGCTGTCCATCCTGACAATGATCCTACAAATTTGATGCCCTTCTCTGGAAGTTTCCCAGTCCGCGACTGTAAAGTACATCAGCGTCTCAGATCCATGTTCTCATTCTCTCAAGCTTAACATAATTATCTTACCACATAAAGTGCATAAAAAGTTTCTAGCTTGCTCTAGAGCCCAAGGCCAATGAACAAATAGTAATTTTTAATCTTAATTGACTTCGTGTATATAATCTAACAGTATCAAGTAAAGAAGGTTCAATGCCTCAATGTGAACTACTGCCTTTGCAATATTGTTTGATAACAGTTAAAAGTCCCACATCAGAAAAGGGATGGGCAATTGGtttccttatatggacttggcaatcctcccctcatgagctagtttttggggttgagttaagactcaagatccattctttacaatAACTTTAGGCTTTCTCCTATGTGTATCTTTTGCAAAAAAAGGAAGTTTTCAAATAAAGTTCCAGTTATGGTCACCATAGagcaaaatgacaaaaaatatcaCAATAAGACACTACAAAAGCTTCTCGTGCTTCCAGGCACATCCATTGGATGTGACAATCTGCCTGCACAATACCGAGCTTCCATGTGCAGTCCATTATTGTACCTTTAAAAAGATTACTTTGTTTAATAAGGAGACAACACTAATCAACTACAGTATACAGGCTCTCAATCTCCTAGTTGGAAAGCCACCACTTAAGATTTGCCTGTTCCAGTTTATATCAGcagaataaaaggtatggacatTTCAACATTCTCCTTGAAAAAGAAACCACGTAAACAAGCTGCAAATGTCAAAGCTTACCATAATGACAGCTAGAATGGCCAGAACAAAAGCTATAGCACCAGGCAAGATGGTGTTTGGAACATATGGGATGAAAGTTGACCACATGACCTGCACAATGCATGTTGCAGAACACCAGAACAAGTAAAAGAATCTAACCACCAAATTCTCATTTCGGATGgtagaaaataaaggaaaagagaGGGTGATTACTTGGGGAAGTGCAGATAGCCCAGCAATAGTAATAAAATCCTCCCAATAACGCCAGATTGCAGGATTGAGCAAGTAGAAGTAGTTCATGAAGTTCACAACAAGACCACAAGCAATAACAACGGAAGTGACTGCATAATGAGGTAAAGGCATAGATCCAGCCATGGCTAGTTGTGATATCACAATATAAATGGTCACGACACCCAAAGTTTGCACAACGACCACCTCCGTCTCCCTCTTTTTTATAAAGTATGATAGCAAAGACAAATTACCAAGCAATCCAGTGAACATCCCCTGTGTTATGTTCAGCTCAGAGTATTTATCGCTCCAACATTAATAAGACCACAGATATAAGTCGCTACAATAGAAGTAGAATGCAATACCAGCCATGGAACAGCAAATAATGCAGCTTGATTTCCTGCTAGAAGGTTACGGGCATTGAGTATTATTTGAGGCAGTTGTAATATGAGAAATGGAATATTTGCAGCTCCTGCAAATTTTGCAGTCAATGAATCCCATTGCTTAAAGCTCTCGCTGCTCTTTAAATCTTCCGATCTCTACATTTAGCAACACTGTTAGGCCATATTTCTTTACTTCCAACTGAATCCATGGCTTACTTTAAGAAATGAGCCCAACAACCAATATTAGAAGCATAATAAAGGGGATAAGTACCTGATCAATAGGACGGGGAGCATCTGAGTCAAGTGCAGAAACCGGTTTTAACCGGTAGTGGCAAACTAATGGGCTTAAGAGCACCAACTTGTTCAAAGTATTGTTCTGTTTGGCTCTTTTCCTGTATGGAAGGAGAGCTGGAATTGACTTCGGATGCTGGAGATTCGCATTGAAGATATAACAGTTGGAGGGTTGGTGGGAATGTAGGACTGCCTTGCCCACTGGCAACAAAGATCCAGccattcaaaatatcaaaaaatgaaGGAACTATAAGTTTGTATTCATCACCAGCTGTAAGGGAGATAGTTTATCAGAAAAGGTCAATCGTAAGTGCTACAAAAGTAACTCTCAACGAGGCAGCTGATCCAACTTCTAATGGTTCTCcactaaaattaaaagacaatTACTGGTAAGCTCCAGCATAAAGTCCAGCCTGTATCAAATCTACATCAAAAGCAAATTACATGAAAATCACAAATTAGGACAGCAAACATACTAGCTCAACATACTTCAATCCTTTTTAGCTATAATAAGAAAAGAGTAAAATCAGAGACACCGGTAACATAACAAAGAGTGAAATCAGAGACACCGGTAACATAACAAACTTCTTTAATCTCCATCAATCCAACTCGCTGTGTGTTTGGATCAGTGTCCTCAACCGTGGCTATCAATTGACTTCAAAATCCATGACCCAAACAAGTTAAACAATCTCTAATACATTGCCGCAAGCCAAGTCTGAAGCACACAAAGAACGTGCTGCAACCGGGGAAGGTGAAGAAGGCACGAGAGTGTCATATCAGAACTTGGAAGAAAACTTGTAACCATTTTAAGCTAACTCTCACTCAATAATGGAGACAAACTCAATTTCCATAACCTCGCACACAACTCACATCTATGATAATAATGCTTCTATTAGAAATCAAGGCTGAGAGCAAGCAATAGAAATTTTTCTTTCCATTCCACTTTAAATGACACTATTACGATACGCGGAATCAAACaactttttctttgaaaaaaagctttctcatatattttttgaatattcttAATTGTAAAATGTTTTAACTTGCAGTAATTTTTATCTAGTTTTTATTTATacaagttttatttaaaaaagattaaGAAATCAATATCCAATTTGAGACAGAAAATCAGATAGTTTGACCCTCGTACTCTGAACCTCTTCATCCTTTTTGAAATGAAGGAGTATGTaacactacaacaacaatacTATGCCTCAATCCCCTGCAAGTTGGGACCTCCTATGAATCCTCATTGACCATGTCGCTCCATTTAAGCTGGAGTACGTAACAATAAACATTGTAAAAAAATTGGAATAACAAGATCTCCCGTTAGACTATAACACTCTGCAATGAAAAGACTAACTGGGGAATCTTAAGAATAActtgttggagtcccacatcagtgggttaaagggtccttggtctccttacatagtcttgggcaatcctcccctcatgagctagttttgaggttgagttaggcccaaggtccatttctatATCATGGTATTAGAGTCAGGCCCACTCAATTCATTTTTTTCCAATGTTGGGCCCCTCATCTtctattgtccacgctccagatgtccagTCCTGGTATTAGAGCCAGACCCACCCAATTCATTTATTTCCGATGTTGAGCCTCCCatgtcttgggcaatcctcccctcatgaggttgagttagacccaaggtGCGGGgctgttggagtcccacatcgatgggttaaagggtccttgatCTTCTTACATAGTCTTGGGCAATCCTTCCCTCGTGAGCTAACTTTTAagattgagttaggcccaaggtccattagcttttgaggttgagttaggcccaaggtccatttctttatcataattgtaaaaaggaaaactaaaaactgaggttgagttaggctcaagatccatttctttatcataacTGTAAAAAGTTAGGCTCAAGGttcatttctttatcataattgtaaaaaggaaaactaaaaactgaggttgagttaggctcaaggttCATTTCTTTATCATAACTCTAAAAGGAAAACTTAAAactttgaaaaattaatgaattgaTAATAACATTCAAACTTCAGCAAGTTGCATCGAATCAAAGGGAAAAATACCAAGTTACAAATTAGACCAAAGGGCAGTCCGATGCAATAAGCTCCCACTATGTATAAGTTAGGCCAAGGTTCATTTCTTTATCATAACTGTAAAAAGGAAAACTTAAAactttgaaaaattaatgaattgaTAATAACATTCAAACTTCAGCAAGTTGCATCGAATCAAAGGGAAGAATACCAAGTTAAAAATTAGACCAAAGGGCAGCCCAGGACTGCGGAAAGACagaaccacaagggtctattataaACGTGGAAACAACTTCACCAAGGCTCCACTTCTATGAAATACTTATACCATCCACAAATAAATGACATAACTCCATCATATATAAAGGACCAAAATTTAACCTAAACCTTCCCTAATTGATCATCCATACTTATCCTAGAACTGTACTGCAAGTTTGCAAAATTCTTGAAGCTTGAATGTCTATGAATAGAATGAAtgggtgtttttttatttttttgttttacgtAACTGATAAAGTTGCAGCATACCTGGACACAAGGTCACCGGTTCAAGTTGCCTTTTGCAGAAATGCCTCTGTAGAATAGACACTTGTGATTCGACCCATCTTGGGATCATCTTGATATTCATTTAATTTGTGAAACAACAAACAGAAACTATTTACCAAATAACCAAAAATCTAAGATGCTTTGATACTTAACCATACCATTTATCTTGTTGATATTTTAACAGCAGAAATGTAAATCTCAAAGCTTACCCTTTTTTAAGTCCAAGAAAATGAATTAAACTTGATTTCGATTGACGGGAAAAAGGAGAGAGTGAAGTTGAGAGATGAGGGGCATGTGGAGATTATTGGGggagaatttttcttttttccttttcaatcagttagtttattttttcttaaagaaaaaaatcttttttcaaaagttagctcaaaaacttttttttaaaaaaaaaatatagtaagtTTCACGTgtcttaaatttaatttaatcttAAACTAGGAATGTGCTTGTTAATTTTAGGTGTTTAATAGGTGGAACCCCAAGATGATATGTCTACATATAAAATTGTGACTAAAGTTTGAAGAGCTCAAATTTTATGCTACTTTATTTTTAACCTCTCTAGTGGCAGTAGCAATTTAAAGAATTTCGTTGACTCTAAAACAAAGCACATACACCAATTCTCTTTACATGAACAAGTATAGTATTCTATAATATCAATTGCTTATCAATAATTAGCAACTTAGCAAACCAATTAATGATTATTTCCCGAACTCTTAAATAGGAAATGCAAGTTTCAAAGTTTAAGATACATTCACAAGAATACCAAAACAAACAGACCACAACTACATACCTCGaagattaaaaaatatagaagCTCGAACTTCCTCAATTATGTTATCAAGATAACTTCTTAGGTCAATGGGTCATAGACATTCATACATTATATTATATACACTAGTCAGCTTACGCCGTGCTATACACGGCTCAATattgatccttaaaaattttatgttatgtatgattctattatttaattaaaatctttatttgtttggttgaaaaattctaagttatgcatatattattatatttagattgatgaaatttgtataaaatattttaagttgttcaaatttttatggcattgatagtcaattatattttttaaataatttaagtttttaaattattgtgatttataattttttctctttttattctaCTAATtggaagtgacatagtaaaattattataacaaaaacttgtgaatttttttaagtgGTTTCATATAAGAcgccaagttaatttaaaacattaaaaaataatttatcattttatacctattttatttttttaattaaatattattaatttttaatacttaaatgacttataataacatcaaaaaataatttattattttatatctactttattttttattaatattattaattttttaacaattaaatgacttataataattaattatgaatgatatagtaaaattacgattgaagcagctgaaacagtcatgtcataaatgtccattttattttttttagttttttaatgtgtatgacttataataattaattactggttatatagtaaaatcacaattgaaataGCTGAAGAAGACATGTCGACCATGAGcagtctgtttcagctgcttattattttttattaaatattattaattttacttaaataacttataataattaattatgagtgatatagtaaaatcacgattaaagcaactgaaacagtcatgtcataaatgtcgattttaatttttctttattatttttttaatacataaataatttataataattaattaaggtaatatattaaaatcacagttgaagcagctgaagcagacatgtcgaccaTAAGCAGCATAAATGACTAtaaaaattacttgtgaaaaaatttaagtggacctcataaggtgtcaagttaatttaaaacattaagagttaatttatcattttatatttattttattttttaatacttagatgacttataacaattaattagtggtgatatagtaaaattattattgaaaCAGCTAAAGCAgacatattataaatatttattttacttttttattaaatattattaagtttgtaatatgtaaataatatataacaattaattagaaatgatataataatactttttattaaatattattaagtttttaatatgtaaataatatataacaattaattagaaatgatataataaaattagagaaaaagcAAATACGTTGAGGTGTCTTCTTCTTCAtgcttgtatatatgtataatataatataataatataatataaaagaagacaaagTGAGAGAAAAGCTCAAATATCTAAACTAGATCCAAAAGAAACGGGCATCTCAAAACAAATGAAGGATGGGTCATATGGGCAGAGGCATAATCTATGCTCTGCCCGCTGTTAAATAAGTAGAcacattttttatgaaattatttatttttaaaaaagtatttttttttttttttttactaaaaaggaGTAAGACAACAGTTTTTGTGAGTTTTTATAAGGGATTAGAGGAGAAAGGTGAGgagaagaggttgtttaggcttgcaaAGTTAGTGAGCGGAAGGGTCGTGATCTggatcaggtgaagtgcattaaaggGGAGGATGGAAGAATTTGGTGGAAGACAACCTCATTAAGAAAATATGGCAGTCGTATTTCCataagctcttgaatgatgagggggacaggGGTGTTGTGTTAGGGAAGCTGGAGTATTTCAGGAAGTGTCGCGACTTTGGCTATTGTCGGCGTTTAAAGGTAGAAGAGGTCAGTGAGGCTATTCGCACGATGCTTAGGGCCAGGGCGATGGGGCCCGATgagatttcggtggatttttggaagttctttGGCGAGTCAGGGTTGAGGTGGTTAACCAACTtgtttaatgatatttttaaggcagcaaagatgcctgaggcgtggagatggagtacgatgattcctttatttaaaaacaagagtgacattcagagttgcaacaactacctgTTGGGTtagaaatcgagagggcgtcatgcggaaactattagttgcaaactatgataCAATAACTCAgataacaaagaaaaacatactaaaaacataatattgttatgtgatttgaccaattggcctacatataaaacctaatattaaaaataatatgaaaaagtataaaactaatgagagagaaaatctccccctaaacgaaactcttaaaagactacatcgTGGATACTATTGTGTTGTGGTATAAGAAggggatcttctatttatagagttccaaaatctttcctccaagaaagaggttagccaaatatggaaaagaattatattttttctttcagaaaaaataaaagtaattatggtaacttttattttccttataagaaaaagtaaaactttaatatagtaagaaaatcaggcaaaaaccctaacaaatctcccctttttggcttgattttctttaaaatattcttgatcctccttcttcttgtgcatgatcttcgtttttcatatatattcttcatatatcactgttatttgacatgctttaaaaattAGCCTTCTGGGGTTAAAATATATCAGCCATTTTCGGGTTAAAAACATTGGAGCccttttgcagggttaaaagtgagctttatttttaaatatgtgacagcaggattgttgaaaatatgattgataattatctccacatgtagttttattttgacaaaatatcttcattatcatttaattggttgcaactttgaccttaaactatCCTCAATCGAACCATCGAAACtctgaaccataggctctgataccacttattgggttcgaaatcgagagggcgtcatgcggaagctattagttgcaaactatgagataATAACTCAGATgataaagaaaaacatactaaaaacataatattattatgtgatttggCCAATtagcctacatataaaacctaatattaaaaataatattaaaaagcataaaactaatgagagagaaaatctccccctaaacgaaaCCCTTAAAAGACTACATCATGAATGTTATTGTGttgtggtatgagaagggggtcttctatttatagagttccaaaacctttcctccaagaaagatgttagccaaatatggaaaagaattatatttttttctttcagaaaaagtaaaagtaattatggtaacttttattttccttctaagaaaaagtaaaacttaaatatagtaaggaAATCAGTGCAAAAACCCTAACACTatcggggtattaagttgttgagtcacacgatgaagatttgggagaggatggtggagcggaggttgaggaagattgtgtctatttcggagaatcaatttaGTTTTATGTCTGGTCGCTCAATGACTGAGGCAATTAACTTTGTGCAGAGACtagtagagcagtatagagagaggaagaatgaccttcacatggtgtttatcgacttggaaaagacgtatgacaaggtccctagggaggtgctttggagatgcttggaggtgagcgGGTATCGTTGGCGTACTGCAGAGTGATTAAAGACATATACGAGGGTGCGAAGACTCGGGTTAAGACAATGAGAGGAGATTTTGAACATTTTccggtcttgacagggttgcatcagggatcaactcttagttcGTTTTTATTCACTTTGGTGATAGATGTGCTGACGCGGAATATACAGGGCgaagtgccttggtgtatgtttaTCGCGGATGATAtaattttgattgatgagtcgtgacaaggggttaatgataagctggaggtttggagacaaaccttggagtctaaaggtttcaggttgagtaggaataaaacggagtacttggagtgcaagtgtAGTGATTCGAGGCAATAGGAGGAGgtagtagtgaagttggattcttaggcggtttgtaagagggatagttttaagtatttcgTGTCTACGATTCAGGAAAATGGAGAGATAGATAAGGATGTCTCTCACCATATTAGGGCAGGTTGAATGAAATGGAGGTTTGCTTcgagaattttatgcgataagaaggtgccccaaGCTGAAagacaaattctatagagttgcaatccggcctgctatgttgtatggagcggagtgttggtcggttaagaattctcatatccaaaagttgaaggtggcggaaataaggatattgcgctggatgtgtggattcatgagggctgacagggttaagatgaaattatttgagagaaggtgggagtgatgtcagtggaggataaaatgctaaaagtgaggttgagatgttttggtcatgtgatgagaaggggcacggataccccagttcgtaggtgtgagaggttggccttggatgatTTCAAGTGgagtaggggtagaccgaagaaatactggagagaagtgattagacgtgacatggagctgttgcagttgactgaggacattaccctggataggaag
Proteins encoded in this window:
- the LOC107867712 gene encoding maltose excess protein 1-like, chloroplastic — encoded protein: MAGSLLPVGKAVLHSHQPSNCYIFNANLQHPKSIPALLPYRKRAKQNNTLNKLVLLSPLVCHYRLKPVSALDSDAPRPIDQRSEDLKSSESFKQWDSLTAKFAGAANIPFLILQLPQIILNARNLLAGNQAALFAVPWLGMFTGLLGNLSLLSYFIKKRETEVVVVQTLGVVTIYIVISQLAMAGSMPLPHYAVTSVVIACGLVVNFMNYFYLLNPAIWRYWEDFITIAGLSALPQVMWSTFIPYVPNTILPGAIAFVLAILAVIMSRTGKLPEKGIKFVGSLSGWTATLLFMWMPVSQMWTNLLNPDNIKGLSALSMLLAMIGNGLMIPRALFTRDLMWFTGSTWACIFYGWGNLVCLYCCKVTSREFFLASTTGFVAWLVFSFWRDTQVYGYNSPLKSLKELISGS